The following proteins are co-located in the Neodiprion virginianus isolate iyNeoVirg1 chromosome 6, iyNeoVirg1.1, whole genome shotgun sequence genome:
- the LOC124307498 gene encoding torso-like protein — MRVLGRVVAVLAWMVLRTHLVSAQSPHLGGAVNVFSRYGYLSISMRVVPRNDTESWIFREPTLDVFLNPVAAPPRPQDKNAVLKGDFHMEFCDNIRQLLQAYFRDFTFERLDRPWRAFTASWSRTAIARHLGINASFATGDHCYVLVRVARFRESQRLNAPVDSLNLDEAIAREVENVTIGDYGSVIRFVRNFGSHYVSSYVTGNSLYQVFVYTPQVYSRIKGRLKSRGVGELSTSELNNFFSPWYAEHMGAIQSASGNRSVEAWAVDRLRVQYYIFTYASLLKLHGDVPLLRQLDSLLGNEALLQLQLRTLEPLFKNHPARLAWFREIIDNFFKLCEVNV; from the exons ATGCGAGTGCTAGGACGAGTGGTGGCGGTACTGGCGTGGATGGTGTTGAGGACGCACCTTGTATCGGCGCAGTCGCCGCACCTTGGTGGAGCCGTGAACGTCTTCAGCAGGTACGGTTACCTGAGCATAAGCATGAGGGTGGTGCCGAGGAACGACACGGAGAGTTGGATATTCCGCGAGCCGACGTTGGACGTCTTCCTGAACCCGGTTGCGGCGCCGCCGCGTCCGCAGGACAAAAACGCGGTGCTTAAGGGCGACTTTCACATGGAGTTTTGCGACAACATAAGACAGCTACTCCAGGCCTACTTCAGGGACTTTACGTTCGAGAGACTGGACAGACCCTGGCGAGCCTTCACCGCGAGTTGGTCGAGGACGGCGATAGCCAGGCACCTTGGTATAAACGCGTCGTTCGCGACCGGGGACCATTGTTACGTCCTCGTTCGCGTTGCCAGATTCAGGGAAAGCCAGCGGCTCAACGCACCCGTGGATTCTCTCAATCTCGACGAGGCGATAGCGCGGGAAGTCGAAAACGTCACGATCGGGGATTACGGAAGCGTAATTAGATTCGTGAGAAACTTCGGATCGCACTACGTGTCGTCCTACGTGACGGGAAATTCACTCTATCAG GTGTTCGTGTACACGCCGCAGGTGTATTCGCGTATAAAAGGAAGACTGAAGTCCCGTGGCGTTGGTGAACTCTCCACGTCCGAGCTGAACAATTTCTTTTCGCCATGGTACGCGGAGCACATGGGGGCCATACAATCGGCCAGTGGAAACAGATCTGTCGAGGCGTGGGCGGTCGACCGACTGCGAGTGCAATACTACATATTCACCTACGCGAGTTTGTTGAAACTTCACGGCGACGTGCCGCTGCTACGTCAGCTGGATTCCCTCCTCGGCAACGAGGCCCTGCTTCAGCTTCAGCTCCGGACCCTGGAGCCACTCTTCAAGAATCATCCGGCGCGACTCGCGTGGTTTCGCGAaataattgacaattttttcaaactctgcGAAGTGAACGTGTGA
- the LOC124307495 gene encoding tetratricopeptide repeat protein 5-like, translated as MSEIIDEKVVAGAKSPAAVKEDPIVVLTERVQSLYLFRDHYFVNNSIDRAVEKSGDVEKEMKNALSKFDDYKGYEIDGARAKYYYLKGRCLNVVDRFMPQAEELLSKAVKLEPKLVEAWNELGECYWKNDDIQQAKNCFIGALPHGRNKISLRNLSMVLRQEPTSSYEQRINNVQLGLEYAKEAVSLDTSDGTSWAILGNAHLSSFFAINQNPKTLRQCMSAYSQAEKDIIARSNPDLFYNKAIALKYEEEYKLALEAFNQSMLLDPIWETPRIKQQQLLKYLKDVQDLTTTKGRLKAKKLHQLVQGLDTKHLGPYKGGSYTLGDKSVKLDLVSMKDLTPGVNVEKVVYGKVVCWIQDPDCVPFTFCLMDADKSCYSVTVYNLARGRGVTVADTVVIPEPFLTHHNFSFLENNFDFKSIRVETPIILVVNGKKLGRDQQASAKLSTFKKTD; from the exons atgtcCGAAATTATCGATGAAAAAGTCGTTGCGGGGGCGAAAAGTCCGGCTGCTGTCAAGGAAGATCCCATCGTCGTTTTGACA GAACGAGTACAATCGCTTTACTTATTCAGAGACCATTACTTCGTTAACAACTCAATCGATCGTGCCGTTGAAAAGAGTGGCGATGTtgaaaaagagatgaaaaatgctCTGAGTAAGTTTGACGATTATAAAGGTTATGAAATCGACGGGGCTCGGGCCAAATATTACTACCTCAAAGGACGATGTCTGAATGTGGTAGATCGCTTTATGCCTCAGGCCGAAGAGTTATTGAGTAAAGCGGTTAAACTGGAGCCAAAATTGGTTGAAGCTTGGAATGAGCTTGGCGAGTGCTACTGGAAAAATGACGACATTCAACAAgctaaaaattgtttcatcgGCGCTCTACCTCAC ggaagaaataaaatatcgcTTCGCAATTTGTCCATGGTTCTAAGACAAGAACCTACCTCCAGTTACGAGCAGAGAATAAACAACGTACAGCTAGGCTTGGAATATGCAAAAGAAGCCGTTAGCTTAGATACTTCAGACGGTACTTCGTGGGCAATTCTTGGAAATGCACACCTCTCTTCGTTCTTTGCAATCAATCAAAATCCAAAAACTCTCCGGCAATGTATGTCCGCTTATTCGCAAGCC GAAAAAGATATTATTGCGAGAAGCAACCctgatttattttacaacaaaGCAATT GCTCTAAAGTACGAGGAGGAATACAAACTAGCTTTGGAAGCATTTAATCAATCAATGCTGTTAGATCCAATTTGGGAAACTCCTCGTATTAAGCAGCAACAACTTTTGAAGTATCTCAAGGATGTACAAGACTTGACTACCACCAAGGGCCGATTAAAAGCCAAAAAACTTCATCAGCTTGTGCAG GGTCTGGATACGAAACATTTGGGTCCATACAAGGGTGGCTCCTATACCTTAGGGGATAAATCAGTGAAACTGGATTTAGTTTCGATGAAAGATCTGACACCTGGTGTGAATGTAGAAAAAGTCGTTTATGGGAAAGTTGTTTGCTGGATCCAAGATCCAGACTGCGTACCTTT TACTTTTTGCTTGATGGATGCTGACAAAAGCTGTTATTCTGTCACCGTATATAATTTGGCAAGAGGGCGGGGCGTTACTGTTGCTGATACGGTCGTTATTCCAGAACCCTTTTTGACGCATCACAATTTCTCTTTCCTCGAAAAC aattttgattttaaatcaATACGAGTCGAAACACCTATCATATTAGTCGTCAATGGGAAGAAATTGGGCCGTGACCAGCAAGCTAGTGCAAAATTATCAACGTTTAAGAAGACGGATTAG